Within Sphaerodactylus townsendi isolate TG3544 linkage group LG05, MPM_Stown_v2.3, whole genome shotgun sequence, the genomic segment TGCAACAAATGGATCTTCAGCATAGTTGCTAATCTGAAAATAAGCAGTGCTGTCATTGTTTACATGGATTTCAATCCCTGTGCATTTATCACCTTCCTTCTGACCAGAAATTACATCACAGTAGGTTCCTTCAGGAAGGCCAGTTTGCAAAGTTTCAGACAAGTTCCTAATAAAAGGAGATGTAAAAGGAATTAAAATATAGTTATCTTTCATTATTAAACTTTACCTACTAAGCTAATGTggtagatctaggatcacattcTGTAACACAAGTACCCAACATAAATCTGAGATTTCAGTTCCTGAAAAACCCAACCTGCTTTTTCTGAATCAGAGTTGTAGATCCCCTGACAGGAGGACATTTACTGTTCCCACTTCCTACTACTGGGAAAATGCTCCCCACTTCTAGGAAAATGGCTGATATCACTTCCAAAGAAACTCAGAAGTAACATCATACTTCtgtaggaatcaccaaaaactctatAATATAACTTCCAGAGAAAACTCAGAAGAGTTGTCAGTCCTCTCTAAGAATTACCCCAAACTCTAAggttttaccacagattttccagtgattcttagagAGCAATTACATTGCTATATCTCTTCTGGTTTTCCAGGAACAAATGTTACTCCATTGCTAATGGCCACCTTCCTCataaacatatacacacatgGTCTCCTGCTCTCTGCCCAGTACAGCAGAGAGTTCTGCTGATTGACACACTATTCCATACTATTCTAGGTATGGTGGCACTAACAACATCCACTACTGTCTTTCTGTGAAAGATGCTATAATGCTGAACAAGGCTGTCTTAACCATTATTCTGATTATTACATAGCTTCATAACCCTTGGTTTGCCTACTTACCAGTCATCATTATTAAAGACAATGAATCCTTTACTGCCACGTCCAAATGCCACTTGATTGTTGCCATTGTCCCACCAATTGGTAAATGGTTGTCCATCCACAACATTGCGGAAAATCACCATGTTCCTTTGGGGACACATTGTGATAAATGTTAGTTAAACTACTGCAGTATGAAGAGTGAAACCATGCACTAACCAAAATCCGGCACAAAGTTAAAAATGATTAACAGTGCGTTCTTAAGCAGAATTTGACCTTTTGAAGCCCTCTGGAGTCTTAGAAAGATAGAACtctgttaggattgcactgtaagtgtaTTCACATGCATCGTGCAACAGTCATGAAGAATCTGTGGAGTCACCAACCTTATTTGGCGCCACCGATGTTCACAGACCCAGTCATTGCCACAAGTTGTGTCTGGATTAATTGTAACAGTTTTAGTTGACCAGtcagcattccttggaggtccaaCCCAATCATTAACATCCTGGTTGTTAAACATAATTGGTAAAATGCAAATATTAGAACCAAGGTGGAAAAATTATAAGATTATAAACAAGgtacattgtattgttgaaggctttcacggctggaatcactggggtgctgtgtggtttccgggctgtatggccatgttctagcagcattctctcctgatgtttcgcctgcatctgtggctggcagatgcaggtgaaaagtcaggagagaatgctgctagaacacagccatacagcccggaaaccacacagcaccccaacaagaTACATTTGTTGGGACCAAAAAAAGGCTGTTTTTATTCATGCAGGAACACTCtttatgtttgttttaatattCAGCAAATGAATGCTCCACTTTCAGGTTGAAATGGTACAAGCCACTTGATTAGCTCAGTATTTTGTTGCTTCATGCTTCTGCATATAAAGAGCAAGCTCACAATGTGGGTAATTTCTAAAGTGAAGCTGAAAGAATGTTATCAGAGTGGATTGTTTTAACTATAAAAGAATGCTACCTATGAACCACAGCAACACTTGTAACTGTTTATTCAGTGCAAGCAGAGTAAATAATTAGATCTGTGACCttacacacaaaggagaaaaccAGGGGAACTCTCCCTCCAACCATCAGCATTTCAGAACAAGCTAGCGTAGCGTAACCACTTGGAGAAATAGCTTTCAAAATTGTaagaatcattattattatttttattatttgcatatttattCTTCTTGGGCACGTGTCTCTAGTTATTATGAAATAATCACAACCAATATTGTTCAAATACAGGCCTATGTTGGCAATTTAATGTTCAGTACATTCAAGAACAGGCTCCTGAACTTTGCTGTGAAGCTCGCCCACTTTCACTGTTCCCTCTTATGGAAACCTGGATGGTTTGCATAAATAATGTGAATATCCTTTAGCTTGtgaaaaaggtggcataaaactTTCTTATCTGttacttttaaaagaaatcccACCTTTCCTGTTTGGAGCATAGGATGCTAGTCATAATGTtttcctgctccattttatctgtACAAAGGGGCTTGATCcatccagctttttcactcaatttCATTCAATTTCTATGATTCTCAGTATTTTTAAGGTGCTCACATGTTTTTTAATGTGTTTCTAAGAGTTTTTAATATTACAATCTTTCTATTTTTGCTATAGTTGTTTATGCCCCGCTATGTCTCCTGACTGTAATGGCCTTTGGCCTTGTACATAATCTTTTAGGTGGTCAAAGGGAATCCCTCCTTtctttaaaacagcaaaaacaaaacaaaaagtctggttggatccaacccaataatcTTGTGGTTATACTGAACTGAAAACGAAGGTCACCCTTCATGATTATACAGGGATTTGAACTTAGGTCTTCAAAGttttagtctgacactctaatcggTATACCCCAttggattaaaaataaatcaataataaaatagGCATGAACATTGCATCCAAATGATGTTCTATTAAAAACTGACCTTTCCATTCTCAAAATATCTTGGCCAACGGAAGCTTGACATTACACGTGTAAACCCATAAGGGTGAGCAAGCATGAAGCCAACTCCCATTttatacagcctggaaaagagtgaaagaaagaaagaggaatcaAGAGTTACATGTGTCTCagtgagagaaagaaaagggggggaaacttcAAAGAGATCCTCACCTAGCATCCCAGAATGTCAAAATGGAGGCTCCACCTGCGCCATGACCCCTCTGATTGTCATGGTTATCCACAAATACAAGCGCTCTGTCAGATGGCATAAAACTCCAACCTTCTCCCCAATTCCtaagaaaaattaataaaacagtaaaaatagcTGACTGGTATTTCAAATGGTGGTAGTCTAAGATTTGGGACTTTGgtggtggagggagagagaatataaAACCAAATTACTTTAAATACGCCATCTTTTCTCCATCCCACTTGCGGATGACTTTGCCAAGCTTAGCCCCATATTTGAATTCAGTCACCCGGCCATTTCCAAAGTAGTCACTGCCGTGAATTCCTTCTCCCCCCAGGTCAATCACCTGGTAAAAAACAGAAAAGTGACGATTAGAATCAAAAAAGGACAAGTGCAAAAGTACAGCGTTAAAATTAGATGCAGATGGGAAAATCTTAAAGCAGAAAAGCAAAGAAGGGTGCCACTCATATTACACATGTGTATTACATGATGAATCGCATGTGTGTGAACAGACTCCTAAATCAAACACAAGAGGGAGAGCTTTCATATTCCCTCTCATAACATCTTTCAATCAATTGTACAATGAGTGGGTAACATTCATTCTTTCTGCTTTAAAATGCACGCTTAAAGCATCACAGATGTCCAGCTTATATTTAATGCGTGTGAAATAGCTCTGTGACATTTGCATCAGTCCTATCAATCATCCTGAATTGGGCTGGAGCCCAACAAAATTCTCAGGACGCATATCAGCAGAATGCAACTTTCCTGCCTTTCTTACTCCTTGGGACATCACGTAGATCTCCCCAAAATGTTGATTCTGGGGAGAGGGCCCCTCAGAAACAGCATGAGGGATGAATTGGGGTTCTACAGCAGAATGAGGGAACCAGCACAAATTGTGTCACCTTTTAGGCAGGATCCAGTCCCTTATCATACACAGCAAATGGTTGCCATTCAGGTGGTAGGGTAATTGCTACTTTTGGAGTCAGCTAAGTATTTTCTTTtactaattcattcattcatagcatttttattctgcttttataCAAAGATGAACAAAATACTGAAAGTTATTAACATTTCTAACACGTTGAATTGAGGGATGCTTGACCGCCTGCTGGTTCAGCTCACATTTTGTTCACCAGTGGTTTaagacagaaggaaatgaaaccaaAGCACCACCTACTGCAGAGCTGTTCAGCAGCTGTTCAAGGCTAACTGCAGATAACTGAACAGATCAGAGGATCTACTTGTAAGTGATTGGCCACCAAATTCATAGCATCTCTAACAGAAACaccttaaaaaaatcaaaatttcagAATCAAACAGTGAAAAAAATAAGGGCGCAAGACAGCCAAGAGGAAATAGAATCAGTGGCTCAATCTCATCCACCAAAGAGGTTCCACTAAAGGAATATATTTTCAGCAATCTACAAAAAGTCAGTAAGAATAATGTCCAGTAGATCATTCTAGGGGGGGAGGTGTAAACTCCTGGAGTGGCTACTGGAAAAGCCCtacttaattatttatttatatttcaaatttatatccctctcTATTCCCACAGAGCTCAGGGCAGGTCAAAACAAGTCAATAACAATATttccagtacagtggaacctcgttttTAGTCTGTGATTGGTTCGGAATCATGCAACAAAAACTAAAATCAGCATAGTCCAAGGTACGCCATTTGCGCATACGCAAtgctgtttgcgcatgcgcaacacAAATGGTGCACTGGATTTACGCAAAAGTTGCCTTGGAAGCTGATGGAATCCGAGGCGACCAATCACTGAGGCAACAAAACAGCCGGGGGCGACCAGTGAACACTGAAACCAGCGATCTCTGAGAGCAATGttaaccaaggttccactgtagagtACAATTTTGCCTTTACAAAAGATAGTGCATTGAAAACAACATTCACTCAGCTGGAGAGCATGGATTAAGCATATCTATTAAAATATGTACAAGGCCATCTCCAGGATCTAGGGTGGGATCAGTTGTAGCATTCTCACACACTGCCTCTGACCTTCTTGAATAGTCTGTCAACTATGACAACATTTTCTATGTCTGTCAACTATGACAGCAATGACAAAAATGACAACAATTTCAACACAATGACCATGTCCATTGTGGGACTGGGATCTTGACAAACATCCACCAACTTTTGAACTATCCTGAAATGTAATTAATATATATCCTCAATTTGACTCTAAGCCACATAGATTACCTCTTGGTAGATGAAAGGCCTTGCCCCTTCAGCAAACCATTTAGTGTTCAGGTTGTTTAGCTTGTCTAAAAATGCCTTCATGTCTCCCGGCCACATATGCTTGGAAGCATCAATCCGAAATCCTGCTACTCCAATGTCAATTAGGTGATTCAAATACTCTGCAACTTTGGAGCGCACGTAGTCCTTCTCTAGTGCAAGGTCAAGAAGACTAACAAGGCGACAGTCACGGACCTGAAAAGTTCATTGTGAAAttagtttccttttttccccatccccaaaacacagACATGGTTCAGCAGTGCAGCATGCGCTTTGCATGAACGTCCTACATTCATTCTTCAGAATCTGTACTGGGCAGAGAGTCTCTTTGGAGCTGGAACAGACAAGTATTTTCAAAAGTCTTGTTAGTagagctgtatttttttaaaaagatgcaagcAAATTGCTTGGACAACATTAGAATGCCGTTGTTGGGTACTCCTGGGCCATGGTTCCTTCACGAGCTAATGTGTCAGTGATCTGCTTATATATGCTGCTGAGAATATGCCAC encodes:
- the LOC125432722 gene encoding pancreatic alpha-amylase-like, whose amino-acid sequence is MVMTRNTMRIFLLLVSAVLCWAQYNPNTKPGKTSIVHLFEWRWADIAAECERYLAPNGFGGVQISPPNENLIVTSPMRPWWERYQPISYKLCTRSGNEAEFRDMVTRCNAVGVHIYVDAVVNHMCGAAAGSGTSSTCGTYFNAMNRDFPAVPYSSWDFNDGKCRTSSGEIENYNDPYQVRDCRLVSLLDLALEKDYVRSKVAEYLNHLIDIGVAGFRIDASKHMWPGDMKAFLDKLNNLNTKWFAEGARPFIYQEVIDLGGEGIHGSDYFGNGRVTEFKYGAKLGKVIRKWDGEKMAYLKNWGEGWSFMPSDRALVFVDNHDNQRGHGAGGASILTFWDARLYKMGVGFMLAHPYGFTRVMSSFRWPRYFENGKDVNDWVGPPRNADWSTKTVTINPDTTCGNDWVCEHRWRQIRNMVIFRNVVDGQPFTNWWDNGNNQVAFGRGSKGFIVFNNDDWNLSETLQTGLPEGTYCDVISGQKEGDKCTGIEIHVNNDSTAYFQISNYAEDPFVAIHVDAKL